A portion of the Juglans microcarpa x Juglans regia isolate MS1-56 chromosome 1D, Jm3101_v1.0, whole genome shotgun sequence genome contains these proteins:
- the LOC121255434 gene encoding LOW QUALITY PROTEIN: disease resistance protein RPM1-like (The sequence of the model RefSeq protein was modified relative to this genomic sequence to represent the inferred CDS: inserted 1 base in 1 codon) codes for MADSAVGCLLDKLLARFVENEVQLLRGDPEDVLNLRGELERMRAFLKVADAMEESDVEFKVRVKQIREIAYETEDALDEFMLLQAHDHADGFYGAFHKLSCCIKNIKARYRIISELQAIGSRIKNLCQVHGSLLPRFTRIKQGSGSTSAENTWQERRGDALLLDKTDLVGIDEPKQQLVEWLVTGGNRREVVSVAAMGGMGKTTLAKQVYDDEEVKKRFKRRAWVTVSQSFKIEELLKNMIRHFFSVVNKPVPEGLDDMNNDRRRRIIKDLLMKSRYLVVLDDVWHLNEWDVLKYALPNNNCGSRVMLTTRNAGVASSTSSGVESVGKVYNLKPLSPLESWDLFCKKTFRGNACPTYLEDICQDTLRKCEGLPLAIVAISGVLASKDTRRIDEWDVVGRSLGAEIDGNDKLQDLKKVLSLSFNDLPYYLKDCFLYLSIFPEDYRIEQMRLIRLWIAEGLIEAKEGKTLEEVAEDYLNELLNRGLLQVASLTSDGRVKTYRVHDVLREIIVSKSRDQNFTSIAKDQNVMWPDKVRRLSIHNTLQNVQENRSVSRLRSLFMFRVVEMLDIQSLFPGGFKLLNVLDLQESRLKKFPTDVENLVYLKYLSLKGTKVKTIPGTIRKLQYLETLDLKHSRVTELPVEILKLHRLRHLLVYHFKLESYEYFHSRYGFKVQGNVGALRSLQKLCFIEANQGGGAIMMKLGKLYQLRRLGIVKLRKEDGKSLCSSLKKLXNLRALSLTSIEEEEILDLQHLSCPPAFIQRVYLRGRLETLPPWIPSLHGLVRLYLKWSRLKEDPLVHLQKLPNLVHLELLQVYEGDTLYFRKGGFNKLKILGLDQFNELRCLQVEVGAMPCVEKLIIQRCELLKMVPVGIEYLTKLKVLEFFDMPEEFIKTLSPNVKDSDYWKVAHIPEVYSTYWREGGWEVNTLDLCDGENSPRPSAITTTSHDLESRWK; via the exons ATGGCAGATAGCGCTGTTGGCTGTCTGCTTGACAAGCTGCTTGCTCGCTTTGTTGAAAATGAGGTGCAACTCTTGAGAGGGGATCCGGAAGACGTTCTGAATCTGAGAGGAGAACTAGAGCGTATGAGAGCTTTCCTGAAGGTTGCAGATGCGATGGAAGAAAGTGACGTAGAATTCAAAGTGCGGGTTAAGCAAATAAGAGAGATCGCTTATGAAACTGAAGATGCTCTTGATGAATTCATGCTTCTTCAAGCACATGATCATGCAGATGGATTCTATGGGGCTTTCCACAAATTATCTTGTTGTATCAAGAACATTAAAGCTCGTTATCGTATTATTTCGGAATTACAAGCCATCGGATCCAGAATAAAAAATCTTTGCCAAGTTCACGGGAGTCTGCTTCCCAGATTCACAAGAATCAAACAAGGTTCGGGCTCCACGAGTGCAGAAAATACATGGCAAGAGCGTCGAGGCGATGCTCTTCTTCTAGACAAGACTGATTTAGTGGGGATCGATGAACCTAAGCAGCAGCTGGTGGAGTGGCTGGTGACGGGTGGCAATAGACGTGAAGTGGTTTCTGTGGCTGCAATGGGAGGAATGGGGAAAACTACGTTGGCAAAGCaagtctatgatgatgaagaagtgAAGAAACGCTTCAAAAGGCGCGCTTGGGTCACTGTTTCTCAATCTTTCAAGATAGAAGAACTCCTCAAAAACATGATTCGACACTTCTTCAGTGTAGTCAACAAACCAGTTCCAGAAGGATTGGACGACATGAACAACGACCGGCGGAGGAGAATAATCAAGGACTTGCTCATGAAAAGCAGATACTTGGTGGTTCTAGATGATGTGTGGCACTTGAATGAATGGGATGTTCTCAAATATGCCTTGCCTAACAACAACTGTGGCAGCCGAGTAATGCTCACTACACGTAATGCTGGTGTGGCCTCCAGTACCTCTTCCGGTGTGGAATCTGTAGGTAAGGTTTACAACTTGAAGCCTTTGTCCCCATTGGAATCTTGGGATCTTTTCTGTAAGAAAACCTTTCGAGGGAATGCATGCCCTACTTATTTGGAGGATATCTGTCAGGATACTTTAAGAAAGTGTGAGGGACTGCCCCTTGCAATTGTAGCAATCAGTGGCGTTTTGGCATCAAAAGACACCCGTAGGATTGACGAGTGGGATGTCGTTGGCCGTAGTCTTGGGGCTGAGATTGATGGCAATGACAAACTGCAGGATCTTAAGAAAGTACTTTCGCTAAGTTTCAACGACTTGCCTTACTACCTAAAAGATTGTTTCTTGTACTTGAGCATCTTCCCAGAGGACTATCGGATCGAGCAAATGAGGCTGATTCGGTTATGGATAGCGGAGGGATTAATCGAAGCCAAAGAAGGGAAAACACTGGAAGAAGTTGCAGAGGACTACCTCAACGAACTCTTGAATAGAGGTCTGTTGCAAGTGGCATCCCTAACCAGTGATGGAAGGGTCAAAACGTATCGCGTCCATGACGTGCTGCGGGAGATAATTGTGTCAAAGTCTAGAGATCAGAACTTCACCTCCATTGCTAAAGATCAGAACGTGATGTGGCCGGATAAGGTTCGACGCCTATCTATACATAACACACTACAAAACGTACAAGAAAACAGGTCTGTTTCTCGACTTCGTTCTTTGTTCATGTTTCGGGTGGTAGAAATGCTGGACATACAAAGCTTGTTTCCTGGTGGTTTTAAGCTGCTAAATGTTTTAGATCTGCAAGAATCGCGTTTAAAAAAGTTTCCAACTGATGTTGAAAACCTGGTTTATTTGAAATATCTAAGCTTGAAGGGCACCAAGGTTAAAACCATTCCAGGAACTATAAGAAAGCTTCAGTACCTAGAGACTTTGGATCTTAAACATTCCCGCGTCACTGAACTGCCTGTTGAGATCTTGAAGCTCCATCGACTTCGACATCTCCTTGTATATCATTTCAAACTTGAGTCTTACGAATATTTTCACTCACGATATGGTTTTAAGGTCCAAGGAAATGTAGGAGCTTTACGATCACTTCAGAAGCTCTGTTTCATAGAAGCAAACCAAGGTGGTGGCGCTATAATGATGAAGCTAGGGAAACTGTACCAACTGAGGAGGTTAGGCATTGTAAAGCTGAGAAAAGAAGACGGGAAATCTCTATGTTCATCCCTAAAAAAGC ACAACCTTCGTGCGCTGTCTCTAACTTCAATAgaggaggaagaaattcttgatTTGCAGCACCTTTCTTGTCCGCCTGCATTCATCCAGCGCGTGTATTTGAGAGGACGTTTGGAGACATTACCTCCATGGATACCATCACTGCATGGACTGGTCAGATTGTATCTGAAATGGAGTAGACTGAAGGAAGATCCGCTTGTGCACCTTCAAAAACTGCCCAATCTTGTACACCTGGAATTACTTCAGGTTTATGAGGGAGACACGTTGTATTTCAGGAAGGGTGGGTTCAACAAGCTTAAGATTTTAGGCCTTGACCAATTCAATGAACTTAGATGCCTGCAAGTGGAGGTGGGAGCAATGCCTTGTGTTGAAAAGCTAATTATCCAGCGGTGTGAATTGCTGAAGATGGTGCCGGTAGGCATTGAATATCTGACCAAGTTGAAAGTTCTTGAATTTTTTGACATGCCCGAAGAGTTTATCAAGACTCTTAGTCCAAATGTAAAGGATAGTGATTATTGGAAGGTCGCTCACATCCCAGAAGTCTATTCTACCTACTGGAGAGAAGGTGGATGGGAGGTCAATACTTTGGATCTTTGTGATGGAGAGAATTCTCCCAGGCCCAGTGCTATCACCACAACAAGCCACGACCTTGAATCACGTtggaagtga